GGGCATCGATGTGCTCCCCACCGAGCCTCCCGACGGGAGTGAGCCGCTGGTCAAGATGTGGCGGCAGGCCTGCGAACGGCCGGTCAATCTGGTGCTGACGCCTCACACCGCGTTCTACTCCGAGGCGGGTTTGGTCGAGATGCGTGAGAAGGCCGCCCAGGAGGTAGCCCGGGTTCTCTCCGGCGAAGCCCCGAGAAACTGCGTGAACGAGCATCTGCTGAAGGCGGGGGTGGTTGTCGGACGCTGACCGGCCGGTGAGCAGGAATCCGCCCCGTTGGTGACCTGCGGGCGGGGAACATACTCGCCGACGGTTGGCGTGCCGCGCGTGGTTCGCCGATCGTCTCGAACCCGATCAGGGCCTGCTTTGGTCCCTGGTCGGTCGCCATTTCCAGGCACGCAATATCCTGCTTTCGGGGCCGTTATGGCTTGTGGGGATGCCTGCGGCGGCTCGGCACTGGAGTGATGTCACGGGGCCGAGCCGGGGATCGAGTTCACCTCGGGACTCGTGGGCACAGGCGGCGAGATTGGCTCAACCCGCGAGTTCGTAAGTACCGATTCCATATGGGGATGTATGGACTGGAGACTCCTGAGACGCTCCGCGGACGCTGCGGGGGGTGCTGAGCGGTGGCCGTGGAGGAGGGTCAGATGGCGGGCGTCAGAGCGAACCCGTTCGAGAATCCAGGCGAGCCGGCTTCCGGGAGCCCGATCGACGGGCTGGTTTTTGGCCAGCTTCGACGGTTGGGGATCAAACCGGGGCGTCTCTGTTCGGACGCCGTCTTTGTCCGCCGGGTTCACCTGGACATGATTGGCACACTTCCCACCGCCCCGGAGGTCGTGGAGTTCCTGGAGGACCGAGCCTCGGGAAAACGAGCCGCCGTGATCCACCGCTTGTTCTCCCGAGATGAGTTCGCGGACTACTGGGCGATGAAATGGAGCGATCTGTTACGAGTCAAAGCCGAGTTTCCCATCAACCTGTGGCCGAACGCCGTCCAAGCCTACCACCGCTGGATCCGAACCAGCGTGAAGGAGAACAAGCCGTACGACCAGTTTGTTCGTGCGATGCTGACCGCCAGCGGGAGCAACTTTCGCGTACCGGAGGTCAATTTCTATCGTGCCATCCAGGGTCGCGATCCCCAGGGCATCGCTCGGGCGGTGGCCTTGACTTTCCTGGGTACGCGGGCGGAGAACTGGCCGGCGGAGAAGCTGGCGGGCATGGCCGGTTTCTTCTCCCAAATCGGCTACAAAGCCACGGCAGAATGGAAGGAGGAAATCGTCTTCTGGGATCGCGGCAAGGCCTCCGCCGATCCGCCCAAGGCTGTTTTTCCCGACGGCACCAGCATCCGACTATCGCAGGAGCGAGACCCTCGGGCGGTCTTCGCCGACTGGCTGGTCGATCCCAAGAATCCCTGGTTCACGCGCGCCATCGTCAACCGCATGTGGTCCTGGCTGCTCGGTCGCGGCATCATCCACGAACCCGACGATATCCGCCCCGACAATCCCCCGGTCAACCCCGAGTTGCTCACCCTGCTTGAGCGGGAGCTGGTCTCGGCTCGCTATGACCTCAAGCATCTCTACCGGCTGATTCTGACGTCGAAGACCTATCAGCTGTCCTCCATTCCCAGAACGGACCATCAAGAGGCTTCCGCGAGTTTCTCACACTACCCGCTCCGGCGGCTGGAAGCGGAGGTGCTGATCGACGCCCTGTGCCAAATCACGGGCACGACGGAGAAGTACTCCAGCCCCATTCCGGAGCCTTTCACCTTCATTCCAGAGGATCAGCGGTCGATCGCCCTGGCCGACGGCAGTATCACCAGTTCCTTCCTGGAGTTGTTCGGCCGGCCGTCCCGGGACAGCGGCCTGGAAG
The sequence above is drawn from the Phycisphaerae bacterium genome and encodes:
- a CDS encoding DUF1553 domain-containing protein — translated: MAGVRANPFENPGEPASGSPIDGLVFGQLRRLGIKPGRLCSDAVFVRRVHLDMIGTLPTAPEVVEFLEDRASGKRAAVIHRLFSRDEFADYWAMKWSDLLRVKAEFPINLWPNAVQAYHRWIRTSVKENKPYDQFVRAMLTASGSNFRVPEVNFYRAIQGRDPQGIARAVALTFLGTRAENWPAEKLAGMAGFFSQIGYKATAEWKEEIVFWDRGKASADPPKAVFPDGTSIRLSQERDPRAVFADWLVDPKNPWFTRAIVNRMWSWLLGRGIIHEPDDIRPDNPPVNPELLTLLERELVSARYDLKHLYRLILTSKTYQLSSIPRTDHQEASASFSHYPLRRLEAEVLIDALCQITGTTEKYSSPIPEPFTFIPEDQRSIALADGSITSSFLELFGRPSRDSGLEGERNNRATAAQRLHLLNSSHIQRKIEQAPLLRSGSSGGVRPRDMIERIYLTVLSRYPTDEELETIGAYSQTHGGKGREALVDLTWALVNSAEFLYRH